The following coding sequences are from one Prosthecobacter vanneervenii window:
- a CDS encoding ArnT family glycosyltransferase produces MAETPASDSPTWTQRFWWLLAAVFVARVGVMLLFVNGADLAGDEAYYWDWGRRPDWCYYSKPPMIGWMMGVIGWLTGNEEWGIRFSALLLGTVTLVIIHRMALLLTDARTAFLTAVLVLLTIANAGLNLLLTIDAPLLLCWTLGLLLFWLAAQKPSCNIRWLALTLVIGLGTLSKQMMLVFPALMIFFGIVSREDRALLRNPRMWLAILLGMSSIIPVLRWNQSHGWITLEHTKHHFDAAKLDFLGWLSRTLENVGLQALIYTPVTFAAMVAAMIAVVKLRKDLSRQLTYIALAAVPGLACFALLALRQRINPNWPAVFFVPAFILAAVWLRGVSPFKAHPGWERWSLRVGGTLVLIVHLALVIIFSTDLKGIDKLASLRGWNEAGIEAQKFLDQVPDKKNTFVMALSHRYNAAEMAFYMPSHPRVYRWEPSGTVQSQYEIWPGPEERIGSDALILEPGPNPALLQSTEFTEAFEKLEKRGSIRIPLGRRVMEFTVYLGHNLRAWKPVRPQ; encoded by the coding sequence ATGGCTGAGACTCCCGCATCTGACTCCCCGACATGGACCCAACGCTTCTGGTGGCTGCTGGCCGCCGTATTCGTCGCGCGTGTCGGCGTCATGCTGCTTTTTGTCAATGGAGCCGACCTCGCCGGGGACGAGGCCTACTATTGGGACTGGGGCCGCAGGCCGGATTGGTGTTATTACAGCAAGCCGCCCATGATCGGCTGGATGATGGGCGTCATCGGCTGGCTCACCGGCAATGAGGAATGGGGCATCCGCTTCTCAGCGCTGCTGCTTGGCACGGTCACGCTGGTCATCATCCACCGCATGGCGCTGCTGCTCACAGACGCACGCACGGCCTTCCTCACCGCTGTCCTGGTGTTGCTCACCATCGCCAATGCCGGCCTGAACCTGCTGCTCACCATCGATGCCCCCCTGCTCCTCTGCTGGACGCTGGGCCTGCTTCTCTTCTGGCTCGCCGCACAAAAACCCTCCTGCAACATCCGCTGGCTCGCACTCACCCTGGTCATCGGTCTGGGCACCCTGAGCAAGCAGATGATGCTGGTCTTCCCGGCCCTCATGATCTTCTTCGGCATCGTCTCCCGCGAAGACCGCGCCCTGCTGCGCAATCCCCGCATGTGGCTCGCCATCCTCCTTGGCATGTCCTCCATCATCCCCGTGCTGCGCTGGAATCAAAGCCACGGCTGGATCACCCTTGAGCATACCAAACACCACTTTGACGCTGCCAAGCTGGACTTCCTCGGCTGGCTCAGCCGCACCCTGGAAAACGTGGGCCTGCAGGCACTCATCTACACCCCGGTCACATTCGCAGCCATGGTGGCGGCCATGATCGCGGTGGTAAAGCTGCGCAAGGATCTCTCCCGCCAGCTCACCTACATCGCGCTGGCCGCCGTCCCCGGGCTGGCCTGCTTTGCCCTGCTGGCCCTGCGTCAGCGCATCAATCCCAACTGGCCCGCTGTCTTCTTCGTCCCCGCCTTCATCCTCGCAGCGGTCTGGCTGCGCGGCGTTTCTCCATTCAAGGCCCATCCCGGCTGGGAGCGCTGGTCTCTGCGCGTGGGCGGCACGCTCGTACTCATCGTGCATCTCGCCCTCGTCATCATTTTCAGCACAGACCTGAAGGGAATCGACAAGCTCGCCAGCCTGCGCGGCTGGAATGAAGCAGGCATCGAGGCGCAGAAGTTTCTCGATCAGGTGCCTGACAAAAAGAACACCTTCGTCATGGCGCTCAGCCATCGCTACAATGCCGCAGAGATGGCTTTCTACATGCCTTCCCACCCACGCGTTTACCGCTGGGAGCCCAGCGGCACCGTGCAGTCTCAGTACGAGATCTGGCCGGGGCCCGAGGAGCGCATCGGTTCAGACGCCCTCATTCTGGAGCCCGGCCCCAATCCGGCTTTGCTGCAAAGCACCGAATTCACCGAGGCCTTTGAAAAGCTGGAAAAGCGCGGCAGCATCCGCATTCCGCTGGGCAGGCGGGTGATGGAGTTCACCGTCTATCTCGGGCACAATCTGAGAGCTTGGAAACCCGTTCGCCCGCAATGA
- a CDS encoding bifunctional folylpolyglutamate synthase/dihydrofolate synthase, translating to MTDPTAQSEIDWLYSTQLFGIKLGLENVQRLLRELGLPKAGQKFIHVAGTNGKGSTCAFMHSILKAAGINAGLFTSPHLIHFGERIRDAERMITPTEIAAGVNRLREQVAGWDPHPTFFELTLALALEWFAQQDCPWVVLETGLGGRLDATNAITPEVSVITPIGWDHMDMLGDTLGKIAAEKAGIIKPGVPVVTMVQEPEAMEVIKRTAAERRAALTVIDEPWAGETGLAGPHQRWNAAMAVAALRAEGFDLDEAVIARGLRKVQWPARFQKVGGCIIDGAHNHDSARVLVQTWQEQFPEERAEIIFGAVAGKDTAAVMRELAPIAGSWRFTGFESPRALPPEKLGEIWDGLRMGEHPVTKHAGIADALRGMKPGARVLIAGSLYLAGEALALLEDKAAAFEKSAQ from the coding sequence ATGACGGACCCCACGGCGCAATCTGAAATCGACTGGCTCTACAGCACGCAGCTCTTTGGCATCAAACTGGGGCTGGAAAACGTGCAGCGGCTGCTGCGGGAACTGGGATTGCCCAAGGCGGGGCAGAAATTCATCCATGTGGCGGGGACGAACGGGAAGGGCTCCACCTGCGCCTTCATGCATTCGATTTTAAAGGCGGCAGGGATCAACGCAGGTCTTTTCACCTCGCCGCATTTGATCCATTTTGGGGAGCGGATTCGTGATGCGGAGCGGATGATTACGCCGACAGAAATTGCGGCAGGGGTGAACCGGCTGCGTGAACAAGTGGCAGGCTGGGATCCGCATCCCACCTTCTTTGAGCTGACGCTGGCGCTGGCGCTGGAGTGGTTTGCGCAGCAGGACTGCCCGTGGGTGGTGCTGGAGACGGGGCTGGGCGGGCGGCTGGATGCGACGAATGCCATCACGCCCGAGGTTAGTGTAATCACACCGATCGGCTGGGATCACATGGACATGCTGGGGGACACGCTGGGCAAGATCGCGGCGGAGAAGGCGGGGATCATCAAGCCGGGAGTGCCGGTGGTGACTATGGTGCAGGAACCGGAGGCGATGGAGGTGATCAAGCGCACGGCTGCCGAGCGTAGGGCGGCTTTGACGGTGATCGACGAGCCGTGGGCAGGGGAGACGGGGCTGGCGGGGCCGCACCAGCGGTGGAATGCAGCAATGGCTGTGGCAGCGCTGCGTGCTGAGGGGTTTGATTTGGATGAGGCGGTGATCGCGCGAGGTTTGCGCAAGGTGCAGTGGCCTGCGCGGTTTCAGAAGGTCGGCGGCTGCATCATTGATGGTGCGCACAATCATGATTCAGCCCGTGTGCTGGTGCAGACGTGGCAGGAACAGTTTCCGGAGGAGCGGGCCGAGATCATCTTTGGCGCGGTGGCCGGCAAAGACACGGCTGCGGTGATGAGGGAGCTGGCGCCGATTGCTGGGAGCTGGCGTTTCACAGGCTTTGAGTCGCCGCGTGCGCTGCCGCCGGAGAAGCTGGGTGAAATCTGGGACGGGCTGAGGATGGGTGAACATCCTGTGACAAAGCACGCGGGCATTGCCGATGCTTTGCGTGGAATGAAGCCGGGTGCGCGAGTGCTGATTGCGGGCTCGCTTTATCTGGCGGGCGAGGCGCTGGCGCTGTTGGAGGACAAGGCGGCTGCGTTTGAGAAGAGTGCGCAGTGA
- the bioD gene encoding dethiobiotin synthase — protein MSVSHYFITGTDTDAGKTYVTCLLLEALKREGKRVTGFKPFVCGQRDDAIHLANAGSGGLTVDEVNPVWFKVPAAPYAAALMENRRFELNDVIERFQEIAQRHEHVLVEGAGGWEVPLNEFSTMADFAQRLALPVIVVVNNKLGCLNHTILTVRNIQARGMTCAGVILNYVQEERDAASISNRMVLEHFLDVPVLAEVMHGETEIEWPL, from the coding sequence ATGAGCGTGAGCCATTATTTCATTACCGGAACTGATACGGACGCAGGCAAGACCTATGTCACCTGCCTGCTGCTGGAGGCGCTGAAGCGTGAAGGCAAGCGGGTGACGGGATTCAAGCCGTTTGTCTGTGGCCAGCGTGATGACGCCATTCATCTGGCCAATGCCGGCAGCGGTGGGCTGACGGTGGACGAGGTGAATCCGGTGTGGTTCAAGGTGCCTGCGGCTCCGTATGCGGCGGCACTGATGGAGAACCGGAGGTTTGAGCTGAACGACGTCATCGAGCGGTTTCAGGAGATCGCGCAACGGCACGAGCATGTGCTGGTGGAGGGTGCGGGAGGCTGGGAGGTGCCGCTGAATGAGTTTTCGACGATGGCGGACTTTGCGCAGCGGCTGGCGCTGCCGGTGATCGTGGTGGTGAACAACAAACTGGGCTGCCTGAACCACACGATCTTAACTGTGCGCAACATCCAGGCCCGGGGCATGACCTGCGCCGGGGTGATCCTGAACTATGTGCAGGAGGAACGCGACGCGGCGAGCATCAGCAACCGGATGGTGCTGGAGCATTTTCTTGATGTGCCGGTGCTGGCGGAAGTGATGCACGGAGAGACGGAGATCGAGTGGCCGCTGTAG
- a CDS encoding NYN domain-containing protein, with product MAAHPDRTHTIAVFCDFENLAIGVKDAQYDKFDMSKVLDRLLLKGSTVVKKAYCDWDRYKSFKAAMHEASFELIEIPHVRQSGKNSADIRMVVDALDLCYTKPHVDTFAIVSGDSDFSPLVSKLRENNKTVIGVGVKQSTSSLFIDNCDEFIFYDDLVREEEKTRKRLARAKQASSSAKPQHHSPEKKAGGDPEKAIQIVVETVEAMLGRSGSDTVWAGPVKQAIRRLQPQFDERFYGFSTFSALLEAVAERGLMKLEKNENGYKIKAVAAEE from the coding sequence ATGGCAGCTCATCCCGACCGCACGCACACCATCGCCGTTTTCTGCGACTTTGAAAACTTGGCCATCGGCGTGAAGGATGCGCAGTATGACAAGTTTGACATGAGCAAGGTCCTCGACCGCCTCCTGCTCAAAGGCAGCACCGTCGTCAAGAAGGCCTACTGCGACTGGGACCGCTACAAGAGCTTCAAGGCCGCCATGCACGAGGCCTCCTTCGAGCTCATCGAGATCCCCCATGTCCGCCAAAGCGGCAAAAACTCCGCAGACATCCGCATGGTCGTGGACGCCCTCGATCTCTGCTACACCAAGCCCCACGTGGACACCTTCGCCATCGTCAGCGGCGACTCCGATTTCTCCCCTCTCGTCAGCAAGCTGCGCGAGAACAACAAGACCGTCATCGGTGTCGGCGTAAAACAGAGCACCAGCAGCCTCTTCATCGACAACTGCGACGAGTTCATCTTTTACGACGACCTCGTGCGCGAGGAGGAAAAGACCCGCAAACGCCTCGCTCGTGCCAAGCAGGCATCCTCCTCTGCCAAACCACAGCATCACTCTCCGGAAAAGAAAGCCGGTGGCGACCCCGAAAAGGCCATCCAGATCGTGGTGGAGACCGTGGAGGCCATGCTGGGCCGCAGTGGCAGCGACACCGTCTGGGCGGGCCCCGTCAAGCAGGCCATCCGCCGCCTCCAGCCCCAGTTTGACGAGCGCTTCTACGGCTTCAGCACCTTCAGCGCCCTGCTGGAGGCCGTGGCCGAGCGCGGCCTCATGAAGCTCGAGAAAAACGAAAACGGCTACAAGATCAAAGCCGTGGCCGCAGAGGAATAG
- a CDS encoding phosphatase PAP2 family protein: MSSWDLSLLHQINSAWSHPALDWLMPALSAIEAWLPLIIVAALLTAWRGGRRARTMLLCAGIAIGLGDGVISNTLKKTIGRVRPRDARSDVIIRDLGHGSPAFMRLFQPPVVKPSEPNGATRGKSFPSSHTVNLFAVATVIASFYRRAGIITYLLAAAVAYSRIYCGAHWPSDIPPSMALGILVGILVVFVARQTIRAA, from the coding sequence ATGAGTTCCTGGGATCTCAGCCTGCTCCATCAGATCAACTCCGCCTGGTCTCATCCGGCGCTCGACTGGCTCATGCCCGCTCTCTCCGCCATCGAGGCCTGGCTGCCGCTCATCATCGTGGCCGCGTTGCTCACGGCATGGCGTGGCGGCAGGCGCGCACGCACCATGCTGCTGTGCGCAGGCATCGCCATCGGCCTGGGCGATGGCGTGATCTCCAACACGCTCAAAAAAACCATCGGCCGCGTTCGCCCTCGCGATGCCCGGTCCGATGTCATCATCCGGGATCTCGGCCACGGCTCCCCCGCCTTCATGCGCCTCTTCCAGCCTCCCGTGGTCAAACCCAGCGAGCCCAACGGTGCCACCCGTGGCAAGTCCTTCCCCTCCAGCCACACCGTCAATCTCTTCGCCGTGGCCACGGTCATCGCCTCCTTTTATCGCCGCGCAGGCATCATCACATACCTGCTGGCGGCAGCCGTGGCGTACTCTCGTATCTACTGCGGTGCCCACTGGCCCAGCGACATCCCGCCCTCCATGGCTCTGGGAATTTTGGTCGGCATTCTCGTTGTGTTCGTCGCAAGACAAACTATTCGGGCAGCTTGA